Proteins from a single region of Streptomyces spinoverrucosus:
- the yczE gene encoding membrane protein YczE → MQGHLIRRLIQLYAGLSLYGASSALLVKSGLGLEPWNVLHQGLAERTGLSIGTVLIIVGAAVLLLWIPLRQRPGLGTVSNVIVIGVVMDGALAVLPEAHTLPVQVPLMLAGVVLNGVATGLYIAARFGPGPRDGLMTGLHRRTGRSIRLIRTAVEVAVVVTGFLLGGTIGVGTLLYAVSIGPLAQLFLRVFAVPTASGVSTVVATGQPRRAILRP, encoded by the coding sequence ATGCAGGGGCATCTCATACGCCGGTTGATCCAGCTCTACGCCGGCCTCTCGCTGTACGGCGCGAGCTCGGCGCTCCTGGTGAAGTCGGGACTCGGCCTGGAGCCCTGGAACGTGCTGCACCAGGGACTGGCCGAGCGCACGGGCCTGAGCATCGGCACGGTGCTGATCATCGTGGGGGCGGCCGTGCTCCTGCTGTGGATCCCGCTGCGCCAGCGCCCCGGCCTCGGGACGGTCTCCAACGTCATCGTGATCGGCGTCGTGATGGACGGCGCGCTGGCGGTGCTGCCCGAGGCGCACACCCTGCCCGTGCAGGTCCCGCTGATGCTGGCGGGCGTCGTTCTCAACGGCGTCGCCACCGGCCTCTACATCGCCGCGCGGTTCGGTCCCGGTCCGCGCGACGGGCTGATGACGGGGCTGCACCGGCGCACCGGCCGCTCGATCCGGCTGATCCGGACCGCCGTCGAGGTCGCGGTCGTCGTGACCGGCTTCCTGCTGGGCGGCACCATCGGCGTCGGCACCCTGCTGTACGCGGTGTCGATCGGCCCGCTCGCCCAGCTGTTCCTGCGGGTGTTCGCCGTCCCCACGGCATCCGGCGTCAGTACCGTCGTTGCCACCGGTCAACCCCGGCGCGCGATACTGCGTCCGTGA
- a CDS encoding SCO1417 family MocR-like transcription factor, which yields MGQWTSAVGAAQLARQLKSQQDRPAGPGSRRPPAYRALADGIRLLVLEGRVPVAARLPAERELALALSVSRTTVAAAYEALRTEGFLESRRGAGSWTAVPAGNPLPARGLEPLPPEALGSMIDLGCAALPAPEPWLTRAVQGALEELAPYAHTHGDYPAGLPALRSMLAERYTARGIPTMPEQIMVTTGAMGAIDAICHLFAGRGERIAVESPSYANILQLMREAGARLVPVAMADGLAGWDMDRWRQVLRDAAPRIAYVVADFHNPTGALADDDQRRRLVEAARSAGTVIVADETMNELWLDPDVEMPRPVSAFDPAGSTVITVGSASKAFWAGMRIGWVRAAPDVIRSLVAARAYADLGTPVLEQLAVHWLFGTGGWEQAVDLRRGQARDNRDALVAAVRRELPDWEFEVPRGGLTLWVRTGGLSGSRLAEAGERVGVRVPSGPRFGVDGAFEGYVRLPFTVGGAVAEEAAVRLAAAARLVRSGGTVGAEAPRTFVA from the coding sequence ATGGGGCAGTGGACCTCGGCGGTGGGTGCGGCACAGCTGGCCCGGCAGCTCAAGTCGCAGCAGGACCGCCCGGCGGGCCCGGGTTCGCGCCGCCCGCCCGCCTATCGCGCGCTCGCCGACGGCATCCGGCTGCTGGTCCTCGAAGGGCGGGTGCCGGTGGCCGCGCGGCTGCCCGCCGAGCGGGAGCTCGCGCTCGCCCTGTCCGTCAGCCGTACGACGGTCGCGGCCGCGTACGAGGCGCTGCGCACCGAGGGATTCCTGGAGTCCCGGCGCGGCGCGGGCAGTTGGACCGCCGTACCGGCCGGAAACCCGCTCCCCGCGCGCGGGCTGGAGCCGCTGCCGCCCGAGGCACTCGGCTCGATGATCGACCTCGGTTGCGCGGCGCTGCCCGCGCCCGAGCCCTGGCTCACCCGCGCGGTCCAGGGCGCCCTGGAGGAGCTGGCGCCGTACGCGCACACGCACGGCGACTACCCGGCCGGACTGCCCGCCCTGCGCTCGATGCTCGCCGAGCGCTACACCGCGCGCGGGATCCCCACCATGCCGGAACAGATCATGGTGACGACCGGTGCGATGGGCGCCATCGACGCCATCTGTCACCTCTTCGCGGGCCGTGGCGAGCGCATCGCCGTCGAGTCGCCGTCGTACGCCAACATCCTGCAGTTGATGCGGGAGGCGGGCGCCCGGCTGGTGCCCGTGGCGATGGCCGACGGGCTCGCCGGGTGGGACATGGACCGCTGGCGGCAGGTGCTGCGGGACGCCGCGCCGCGCATCGCCTACGTCGTCGCCGACTTCCACAACCCGACCGGCGCGCTCGCCGACGACGACCAGCGCCGGCGGCTGGTCGAGGCGGCCCGGTCGGCGGGGACCGTGATCGTCGCCGACGAGACGATGAACGAGCTGTGGCTGGACCCGGATGTGGAGATGCCGCGTCCGGTGTCCGCCTTCGACCCGGCCGGGTCCACCGTCATCACCGTCGGTTCCGCCAGCAAGGCCTTCTGGGCCGGGATGCGCATCGGCTGGGTGCGGGCCGCGCCGGACGTCATCCGCAGCCTGGTCGCCGCGCGCGCGTACGCCGACCTGGGCACGCCGGTGCTGGAGCAGCTCGCCGTGCACTGGCTGTTCGGCACCGGGGGCTGGGAGCAGGCCGTGGACCTGCGGCGCGGGCAGGCGCGGGACAACCGGGACGCGCTGGTCGCCGCGGTGCGCCGGGAGCTGCCGGACTGGGAGTTCGAGGTACCGCGCGGCGGGCTCACGCTGTGGGTGCGGACCGGGGGACTGTCGGGCTCGCGGCTCGCGGAGGCGGGGGAGCGGGTGGGGGTGCGGGTCCCGTCCGGCCCGCGCTTCGGTGTCGACGGCGCCTTCGAGGGGTACGTGCGGCTGCCGTTCACCGTGGGGGGCGCGGTGGCGGAGGAGGCCGCGGTACGGCTGGCCGCGGCGGCGCGGTTGGTGAGGAGCGGGGGGACGGTGGGGGCGGAGGCGCCGCGGACGTTCGTGGCGTAG
- a CDS encoding MFS transporter, translated as MGTETVRTPADDDAAGRRREQRGWYFYDWACSVYSTSVLTVFLGPYLTSVAESAADADGFVHPLGIPVRAGSFFAYSVSLSVIVAVLVMPLVGAAADRTGRKKPLLGAAAYLGAAATAGMFLLDGDRYLLGGVLLVVANAAQSVAMMLYNSYLPQIAPPEERDAVSSRGWAFGYTAGALVLVANLVLYLAHDTFGVSESMAVRICLASAGLWWGAFALIPLRRLRDRRSPARGTTVTGWRQLAATVRDMRRHPLTLAFLLAYLVYNDGIQTVITQASVYGSKELGLGQSTLIGAVLLVQVLAVFGALALGRLARRYGAKRTILGSLVAWTVILAAGYFLPAGAPVWFFVLAAGIGLVLGGSQALSRSLFSHLVPPGKEAEYFSAYELSDRGMSWLGPLLFGLTYQLTGSYRDAIISLVAFFVLGFVLLARVPVRRAIADAGNPVPERI; from the coding sequence GTGGGCACCGAGACCGTGCGGACACCGGCGGACGACGACGCGGCCGGGCGGCGGCGCGAGCAGCGCGGCTGGTACTTCTACGACTGGGCGTGCTCCGTCTACTCGACGAGCGTGCTCACGGTGTTCCTGGGCCCCTACCTGACGTCGGTGGCCGAGTCGGCGGCGGACGCGGACGGCTTCGTCCATCCCCTGGGGATCCCGGTCCGCGCCGGTTCCTTCTTCGCGTACTCGGTGTCCCTGTCGGTGATCGTGGCCGTGCTGGTGATGCCCCTGGTGGGCGCCGCCGCCGACCGCACCGGACGCAAGAAGCCCCTCCTGGGCGCCGCCGCCTATCTCGGGGCCGCGGCCACGGCGGGCATGTTCCTGCTGGACGGCGACCGCTATCTGCTCGGCGGCGTCCTGCTGGTCGTCGCGAACGCCGCGCAGTCCGTGGCGATGATGCTCTACAACTCATACCTGCCGCAGATCGCCCCGCCCGAGGAGCGCGACGCGGTCTCCTCGCGCGGGTGGGCCTTCGGCTACACGGCGGGCGCGCTGGTCCTGGTGGCCAACCTGGTCCTCTACCTCGCCCACGACACCTTCGGCGTCTCGGAGAGCATGGCCGTGCGCATCTGCCTGGCCTCGGCCGGCCTGTGGTGGGGCGCGTTCGCACTGATTCCGCTACGACGTCTGCGCGACCGCCGCTCCCCCGCGCGCGGGACGACGGTCACCGGTTGGCGGCAGCTCGCGGCGACGGTCCGCGACATGCGCCGCCACCCGCTCACGCTGGCCTTCCTGCTGGCCTATCTCGTCTACAACGACGGCATCCAGACGGTGATCACCCAGGCGTCGGTCTACGGCTCGAAGGAGCTGGGCCTGGGCCAGTCCACGCTCATCGGCGCGGTGCTGCTCGTGCAGGTTCTCGCGGTGTTCGGCGCGCTGGCGCTGGGCCGGCTGGCCCGGCGGTACGGCGCCAAGCGCACGATCCTCGGCTCGCTGGTCGCCTGGACGGTCATCCTGGCCGCCGGGTACTTCCTGCCCGCCGGGGCGCCGGTGTGGTTCTTCGTGCTGGCGGCCGGGATCGGGCTCGTCCTCGGCGGCAGCCAGGCCCTGTCCCGCTCGCTGTTCTCCCACCTGGTCCCGCCCGGCAAGGAGGCCGAGTACTTCTCGGCGTACGAGCTGAGCGACCGCGGGATGAGCTGGCTGGGCCCGCTGCTGTTCGGGCTCACCTACCAGCTGACCGGGAGCTACCGGGACGCGATCATCTCGCTGGTGGCGTTCTTCGTGCTCGGGTTCGTGCTGCTGGCGCGGGTTCCGGTGCGGCGTGCCATCGCGGATGCGGGGAACCCGGTTCCGGAACGGATTTAG
- a CDS encoding glycerophosphodiester phosphodiesterase, producing MSTRIRHPYLDHPGPIAFAHRGGAADGLENTVLQFRRAVEMGYRYIETDVHATRDGRIVAFHDATLDRVTDGAGRIADLPWDDVRHARVAGIEPVPLFEELLETFPDVRWNVDLKAEPALHPFLELIERTDTWDRICVGSFSEARVIRAQRLAGPRLATSYGTRGVLNLRLRSWGVPAALRRSAVAAQVPETQSGIQVVDRRFVRAAHARGLQVHVWTINEAEKMHRLLDLGVDGIMTDHIDTLRKVMEDRGVWV from the coding sequence GTGAGCACGCGCATACGCCATCCGTATCTGGACCACCCCGGCCCGATCGCCTTCGCCCACCGAGGCGGTGCGGCGGACGGTCTGGAGAACACCGTGCTGCAGTTCCGGCGCGCGGTGGAGATGGGCTACCGATACATCGAGACGGACGTCCACGCCACGCGGGACGGACGGATCGTCGCCTTCCACGACGCGACCCTGGACCGGGTGACCGACGGGGCGGGCCGGATCGCCGACCTGCCCTGGGACGACGTACGGCACGCGCGCGTGGCGGGCATCGAGCCGGTGCCGCTCTTCGAGGAGCTCCTCGAGACCTTCCCCGACGTGCGCTGGAACGTCGATCTGAAGGCCGAGCCGGCCCTCCACCCCTTCCTGGAGCTGATCGAACGCACCGACACCTGGGACCGGATCTGCGTCGGCTCCTTCTCCGAGGCCCGGGTCATCCGCGCCCAGCGCCTGGCGGGGCCTCGCCTGGCGACGTCGTACGGCACACGGGGCGTGCTCAACCTGCGGCTGCGCTCCTGGGGCGTGCCGGCCGCGCTGCGCCGCTCCGCGGTCGCCGCGCAGGTGCCCGAGACGCAGTCCGGCATCCAGGTGGTGGACCGGCGCTTCGTGCGGGCCGCCCACGCGCGCGGGTTGCAGGTGCATGTGTGGACGATCAACGAGGCGGAGAAGATGCACCGGCTCCTGGACCTGGGCGTCGATGGCATCATGACCGATCACATCGACACGCTGCGCAAGGTCATGGAGGACCGGGGCGTCTGGGTCTGA